A window from Candidatus Latescibacterota bacterium encodes these proteins:
- a CDS encoding acyltransferase yields MGLLTRLGNIWRAQRLRLRMAGSDEYSIVPILRELGVTIGEGTRIFSRKPVEMFGCDPYLIRIGKRVTIAGEVIFVTHVGMPWSVRKDDPDFDAFGTIEVKDNAFIGLRTVVMPGVTIGENSVVGSLSLVTKDVPPNVIAGGVPARVLTTLDEFREKQQANRTVVRGLSPEERKAVLMRLWDRHDARD; encoded by the coding sequence ATGGGTCTTCTCACTCGACTGGGAAACATCTGGCGCGCCCAGCGCCTGCGCCTGCGCATGGCCGGCTCGGACGAGTACAGCATCGTGCCCATCCTGCGCGAGCTGGGCGTCACGATCGGCGAGGGCACGCGCATCTTCTCGCGCAAGCCGGTGGAGATGTTCGGCTGCGATCCCTACCTGATCCGGATCGGCAAACGCGTGACGATCGCCGGCGAGGTCATCTTCGTCACCCACGTCGGCATGCCCTGGAGCGTGCGCAAGGACGACCCCGACTTCGACGCCTTCGGCACCATCGAGGTCAAGGACAACGCCTTCATCGGCCTGCGCACGGTGGTCATGCCGGGCGTGACCATCGGCGAGAACTCGGTCGTGGGATCGCTCAGCCTGGTGACGAAGGACGTGCCGCCCAACGTGATCGCCGGCGGCGTGCCCGCCCGCGTGCTCACCACCCTCGACGAGTTCCGCGAGAAGCAGCAGGCCAATCGCACGGTGGTGCGCGGGCTTTCGCCCGAGGAGCGCAAGGCCGTCCTCATGCGCCTCTGGGACCGCCACGACGCGCGGGACTAG
- a CDS encoding OsmC family protein: protein MEVIRVDGLSLAARSGSGHWFNMDNSVKGGGHDGAASPMEMVLAGLAGCTAMDVLSMLEKMRARVDDLRIAVTAERADEHPRVYTRIHLLYQVKGDVKPRQLERAIGLSHERYCSVSAMLKPGVAIEHHYELETSTEPATPTDTPLGAARSDG from the coding sequence ATGGAAGTGATCCGCGTCGACGGCCTCAGCCTGGCCGCCCGCAGCGGAAGCGGCCACTGGTTCAACATGGACAACTCGGTGAAGGGCGGCGGCCACGACGGCGCCGCCTCGCCCATGGAGATGGTCCTGGCCGGCCTCGCCGGCTGCACGGCCATGGACGTCCTGAGCATGCTCGAGAAGATGCGCGCGCGGGTGGACGACCTCCGCATCGCGGTCACGGCCGAGCGCGCCGACGAGCACCCCCGGGTCTACACCAGGATCCACCTGCTCTACCAGGTGAAGGGCGACGTGAAGCCCCGCCAGCTCGAGCGGGCCATTGGGCTGAGCCACGAGCGCTACTGCTCGGTCTCGGCGATGTTGAAACCCGGGGTCGCGATCGAGCATCATTACGAGCTGGAGACTAGCACGGAACCTGCAACCCCGACCGACACCCCCCTCGGAGCCGCCCGGAGCGATGGGTAG
- the trxA gene encoding thioredoxin, whose amino-acid sequence MELAQKFGVSSVPQQVINEDPDSATIGRQPEEGFVDQVLAYGASNAEGVLAAAREREAEKTRLVDAPTAPLTITDANFDEAVNKYPFLVVDCWAEWCGPCRMVGPIVEALAAEQAGTMVFGKLDTEANQRIPMEYQIRSIPTLLVFKDGDLVERIVGAMPKEALLAKLQTLL is encoded by the coding sequence ATGGAACTGGCGCAGAAGTTCGGGGTTAGCAGCGTCCCTCAGCAGGTGATCAACGAGGATCCCGACAGCGCCACGATCGGCCGGCAGCCCGAGGAAGGCTTCGTGGACCAGGTGCTCGCCTACGGCGCGAGCAACGCCGAGGGAGTGCTGGCCGCCGCGCGCGAGCGCGAGGCCGAGAAGACCCGGCTCGTGGACGCGCCCACCGCACCGCTCACGATCACGGACGCCAACTTCGACGAGGCCGTGAACAAGTACCCCTTCCTCGTCGTGGACTGCTGGGCGGAGTGGTGCGGCCCCTGCCGCATGGTCGGTCCCATCGTCGAGGCCCTCGCCGCCGAGCAGGCGGGCACCATGGTCTTCGGCAAGCTGGACACGGAGGCCAATCAGCGCATCCCGATGGAGTACCAGATCCGCTCCATCCCCACGCTGCTGGTCTTCAAGGACGGCGATCTGGTCGAGCGCATCGTGGGCGCCATGCCCAAGGAAGCGCTGCTGGCCAAGCTGCAGACCCTGCTCTAG
- a CDS encoding LysR family transcriptional regulator codes for MERRQLESFVTVVEAGSFHGAAARLYVTQSAVSQSVKALEQELGEPLLLRPAGGRSGSLRLSAAGQLFLPIARDILRRFAEGRQAVVELRGLLSGRLALGAVDVAAVYHLPDPLRAFNRAHPGLAISVRVDGSRALAAALREGALDLAFVLAASTPPGLAGRHFRDDPLAVVAPPDLLAGLGPDPPAADVAALGWITYPRRSVSRGLIEAAFEAAGLPFPVLMEIDRPEAILQLVRAGLGLAVLPERLLADAPGAGELARPRLAGLEASRPIRILHRPEEELAPAARAFLTTLD; via the coding sequence GTGGAGCGACGCCAGCTCGAGAGCTTCGTCACGGTGGTGGAGGCCGGCAGCTTTCATGGGGCTGCGGCGCGGCTCTACGTCACCCAGTCGGCGGTGAGCCAGTCGGTGAAGGCCCTGGAGCAGGAGCTCGGCGAGCCGCTGCTCCTGCGCCCGGCCGGCGGCCGGAGCGGCTCGCTGCGGCTCAGCGCGGCAGGGCAGCTGTTTCTGCCCATCGCGCGCGACATCCTGCGCCGCTTCGCGGAGGGCCGGCAGGCCGTGGTCGAGCTGCGCGGGCTGCTCAGCGGGCGGCTGGCGCTGGGCGCGGTGGACGTCGCCGCGGTCTACCACCTGCCCGACCCCCTGCGCGCCTTCAATCGCGCCCACCCGGGCCTCGCGATCTCCGTGCGCGTCGACGGCAGCCGCGCCCTCGCCGCCGCCCTGCGCGAGGGCGCGCTGGACCTGGCCTTCGTGCTGGCCGCAAGCACGCCGCCGGGGCTGGCCGGCCGCCACTTCCGCGACGACCCCCTGGCCGTGGTCGCCCCGCCGGACCTGCTCGCGGGCCTGGGGCCGGATCCGCCAGCGGCGGACGTCGCCGCGCTCGGCTGGATCACCTATCCCCGGCGCTCGGTGAGCCGTGGCCTCATCGAGGCCGCCTTCGAGGCGGCGGGCCTGCCCTTTCCCGTGCTGATGGAGATCGACCGGCCGGAGGCGATCCTCCAGCTCGTCCGCGCGGGCCTCGGGCTGGCCGTGCTGCCCGAGCGGCTGCTCGCGGACGCACCGGGCGCGGGGGAGCTCGCCCGCCCGCGGCTGGCCGGCCTCGAGGCGAGCCGGCCGATCCGCATCCTCCACCGGCCGGAGGAGGAGCTCGCGCCGGCGGCGCGCGCCTTTCTGACCACGCTCGATTGA
- a CDS encoding winged helix-turn-helix transcriptional regulator: MGHPTRLRILELLKRSGCCVSEIEQRLELRQSNVSQHLRVLRDCGLVSVSREGQTVCYRLNEPLVSPLLASLEELS; the protein is encoded by the coding sequence ATGGGGCATCCCACCCGGCTGCGCATCCTCGAGCTGCTCAAGCGCTCGGGCTGCTGCGTGAGCGAGATCGAGCAGCGGCTGGAGCTGAGGCAGTCCAACGTCAGCCAGCATCTGCGGGTGCTGCGCGACTGCGGACTGGTGAGCGTGAGCCGCGAGGGCCAGACGGTCTGCTACCGGCTCAACGAGCCCCTGGTGAGTCCGCTCCTGGCGTCCCTGGAAGAGCTGTCCTGA
- a CDS encoding PD40 domain-containing protein, giving the protein MHRCVTGLLALVLLAPAPARAVEGYYRQPALHGDAVVFVAEGDLWRVPATGGEARRLTTHLEAESNPAISPDGRLLAFSASYEGPTEVYVMPLEGGLPRRLTYEGQTAAVVGWTPAGEVLYRSSKRSTLPSSQLLRVPATGGAATPLPLAQAAEGCLDPADGTLYFTRFAQQGSHTRRYRGGTAQNLWRLRPGADEADPLTADYPGTSRSPMLWQGRLYFVSDRDGSMNLWSMATDGGDLRQLTRHRGWDVREPCIDAGRIVYRLGADLRLFTLATGEDRRLRISLLSDLEQMRERWVDKPMDYLSAAHLSPAGDRVVLTARGQVFVAPVKQGRLVELGRAPGVRYRQARFAPDGASVLLLSDQTGEVEWWRLAADGMSPAAQLSRDGRTLRFDGVPSPDGKWIATWDQNQELHLVDLERGRSRKVADSPLWEYDPPRWSADSRWFVYGVPAASSFTQLMLYDVRAETSTPITSDRYESVSPAWSADGKWLYFLSDRHFHSLVGNVWGRRQPEPYFDAQTQLFALALTDDPAARFPFAPDDELAGKGDGADKEATKDAASTAPAIALDGLAGRLYALPVPPGNYRALSANGSRLFWLAWDADGADDRRLMALDIGNDDPEPVTLATGVDDYELSADGEHLLLRRGDALAVIGADSGANADLGDAGVDLAGWRFALDPREEWRQMFVESWRLERDYFYDPAMHGLDWRAVLEKYLPLVDRVTDRAELSDLQGQMAAELSALHVYVYGGDHRDDAADVNPAGLGAVLEPDEGAGGWRVARIYAGDPEQPDALSPLARPEVGVVEGDVITAVNGIPALSVDAPGRLLRDQAGKQVRLSLASRGKRKGRDVIVTPLAAAAERELRYTTWEVERRERVETLGEGKLGYVHLRAMGPGDIADWERDFYPVFARQGLIVDVRHNGGGNIDSWILERLMRRAWMYWAPRVGDSTSNMQYAFRGHLVVLINEWTASDGEVFAEGFRRLGLGPVIGTRSWGGEIWLTSSNTLVDAGIVTAPEFGVYGPEGAWLIEGHGVDPDVVVDNLPAATFRGEDAQLAAAVDTLLARIARDPRPVPPPPAHPVMPRD; this is encoded by the coding sequence ATGCACCGCTGCGTCACCGGCCTGCTCGCCCTCGTCCTGCTCGCCCCCGCCCCCGCTCGCGCCGTGGAGGGCTACTACCGGCAGCCCGCGCTGCACGGGGACGCGGTGGTCTTCGTCGCCGAGGGCGACCTGTGGCGCGTACCGGCGACCGGCGGCGAGGCGCGGCGCCTCACGACCCACCTCGAAGCCGAGAGCAACCCGGCCATCTCGCCGGACGGCCGCCTGCTCGCCTTCTCCGCGAGCTACGAGGGGCCGACGGAGGTCTACGTCATGCCGCTGGAAGGCGGCCTCCCGCGACGTCTGACCTACGAGGGCCAGACCGCGGCGGTCGTGGGCTGGACCCCCGCCGGCGAGGTGCTCTACCGCAGCTCGAAGCGCTCCACCCTGCCCAGCAGCCAGCTCCTCCGCGTGCCGGCGACGGGCGGCGCGGCAACGCCGCTGCCTCTGGCCCAGGCGGCCGAGGGCTGTCTCGACCCCGCGGACGGCACGCTCTACTTCACCCGCTTCGCCCAGCAGGGCAGCCACACGCGCCGCTACCGGGGCGGCACGGCGCAGAACCTCTGGCGCCTGCGGCCCGGCGCCGACGAGGCCGACCCCCTCACCGCCGACTACCCGGGGACGAGCAGGTCCCCCATGCTCTGGCAGGGCCGGCTCTACTTCGTCAGCGATCGCGACGGCAGCATGAACCTCTGGTCCATGGCCACCGACGGCGGCGACCTGCGCCAGCTCACGCGGCACCGGGGCTGGGACGTGCGCGAGCCGTGCATCGACGCGGGGCGCATCGTCTACCGGCTCGGCGCCGACCTGCGGCTGTTCACGCTCGCCACCGGCGAGGATCGCCGCCTGCGCATCTCGCTGCTGAGCGACCTCGAGCAGATGCGCGAGCGCTGGGTGGACAAGCCCATGGACTACCTCAGCGCGGCACATCTCTCGCCCGCCGGCGACCGCGTCGTGCTCACGGCGCGCGGGCAGGTCTTCGTGGCGCCGGTCAAGCAGGGGCGTCTCGTGGAGCTCGGCCGCGCGCCCGGCGTGCGCTATCGCCAGGCGCGCTTCGCGCCAGACGGCGCGTCCGTGCTGCTGCTCTCCGACCAGACCGGCGAAGTGGAGTGGTGGCGACTGGCGGCGGACGGCATGTCGCCGGCCGCGCAGCTCAGCAGGGACGGCCGCACGCTGCGCTTCGACGGCGTCCCCTCGCCCGACGGCAAGTGGATCGCCACCTGGGATCAGAACCAGGAGCTGCATCTCGTGGACCTGGAGCGCGGCCGCTCGCGCAAGGTGGCGGACTCGCCGCTCTGGGAGTACGACCCGCCGCGCTGGTCGGCCGACAGCCGCTGGTTCGTCTACGGCGTGCCGGCGGCCAGCAGCTTCACGCAGCTCATGCTCTACGACGTCCGCGCCGAGACGAGCACGCCCATCACCAGCGACCGCTACGAAAGCGTCAGCCCCGCCTGGAGCGCGGACGGCAAGTGGCTCTACTTCCTCTCCGATCGCCACTTCCACTCACTCGTCGGCAACGTCTGGGGCCGCCGCCAGCCCGAGCCCTACTTCGACGCCCAAACCCAGCTCTTCGCGCTCGCGCTCACGGACGACCCCGCCGCGCGCTTTCCCTTCGCTCCCGACGACGAGCTGGCGGGCAAGGGCGACGGTGCCGACAAGGAGGCCACGAAGGACGCGGCCTCGACAGCGCCGGCCATCGCCCTCGACGGCCTCGCCGGACGGCTCTACGCCCTCCCTGTCCCGCCGGGCAACTACCGCGCGCTGAGCGCGAACGGCAGCCGCCTCTTCTGGCTGGCCTGGGACGCGGACGGCGCCGACGACCGCCGCCTCATGGCGCTGGACATCGGCAACGACGACCCCGAGCCCGTCACGCTCGCCACCGGCGTCGACGACTACGAGCTCTCCGCCGACGGCGAGCACCTGCTGCTCCGCCGCGGCGACGCGCTGGCCGTGATCGGGGCGGACAGCGGCGCGAACGCCGACCTGGGCGACGCCGGCGTGGACCTCGCGGGCTGGCGCTTCGCGCTCGACCCGCGCGAGGAGTGGCGGCAGATGTTCGTCGAGTCCTGGCGCCTCGAGCGCGACTACTTCTACGACCCGGCCATGCACGGCCTCGACTGGCGCGCCGTGCTCGAGAAGTACCTGCCGCTGGTGGATCGCGTCACCGACCGCGCCGAGCTGAGCGACCTGCAGGGGCAGATGGCGGCGGAGCTGAGCGCGCTGCACGTCTACGTCTACGGCGGCGACCACCGCGACGACGCGGCCGACGTGAACCCCGCCGGCCTCGGCGCGGTGCTCGAGCCCGACGAGGGCGCCGGCGGCTGGCGCGTGGCGCGCATCTACGCGGGCGACCCGGAGCAGCCCGACGCGCTGTCCCCCCTCGCCCGGCCCGAGGTGGGCGTGGTCGAGGGCGATGTCATCACCGCGGTGAACGGCATCCCCGCGCTGTCGGTGGACGCGCCGGGGCGCCTGCTGCGCGACCAGGCCGGCAAGCAGGTCCGGCTGAGCCTCGCCTCGCGCGGCAAGCGCAAGGGGCGCGACGTGATCGTCACCCCCCTTGCGGCCGCCGCCGAGCGCGAACTGCGCTACACCACCTGGGAGGTGGAGCGGCGCGAGCGCGTGGAGACGCTGGGCGAGGGCAAGCTCGGCTACGTCCACCTGCGCGCCATGGGCCCCGGCGACATCGCCGACTGGGAGCGCGACTTCTACCCCGTCTTCGCCCGTCAGGGGCTGATCGTGGACGTGCGGCACAACGGCGGCGGGAACATCGACAGCTGGATTCTCGAGCGGCTCATGCGCCGCGCGTGGATGTACTGGGCGCCGCGCGTCGGCGACAGCACGAGCAACATGCAGTACGCCTTTCGCGGCCACCTGGTGGTGCTCATCAACGAGTGGACGGCCTCCGACGGCGAGGTCTTCGCCGAGGGCTTCCGCCGCCTGGGCCTCGGCCCGGTCATCGGCACGCGGAGCTGGGGCGGCGAGATCTGGCTCACGAGCAGCAACACGCTGGTGGACGCGGGGATCGTCACCGCGCCCGAGTTCGGCGTCTACGGGCCCGAGGGCGCGTGGCTGATCGAGGGCCACGGGGTCGACCCGGACGTCGTGGTGGACAACCTGCCCGCGGCCACCTTCCGCGGCGAGGACGCCCAGCTCGCGGCGGCGGTGGACACGCTGCTCGCGCGCATCGCGCGGGATCCGCGCCCGGTGCCGCCGCCGCCGGCGCACCCGGTGATGCCCCGGGACTGA
- a CDS encoding T9SS type A sorting domain-containing protein, whose product MKRIASALALGAVVICGLALHNTPALGQPAGAIVGWGTTFLVEPSTLEGPVAIAGGVGHSLCLRADGTIVAWGDNRYDQCAVPTPNAGFVAVAGGWAYSLGLKADGTIVAWGSNSSGQCTVPEPNSDFVAVAGGGGFSLGLKADGTIVAWGSNTSGQCTVPEPNSDFVAVAAGWRHSLGLKSDGTIVAWGNNQDGQCDVPAPNEGFVAIVAGDAHSVGLKGDGTILAWGNNENGQCDVPAPNEGFVAVSGRGYYCLGLKADGMIAAWGYNGHGQCDVPAPNGDFMVVGGGWRHGLGVKTDGTLVVWGDDEYSQCNVPVPNTNFVAVTGSETHSLGLRGDGSIVAWGLNDDGQCDVPAPNTGFMAVASGPLQSLGLRSDGTIEAWGSNEFGQCDVPAPNVGFVAVAGGGHHSLGLEADGTVVAWGRNTFGQCDVPAPNSDFVAIAAGWDHSLGLKADGSIVGWGWNSHGECDVPAPNGDFVAVAGGDVHSLGVKADGTIVCWGSNAYGQCDVPAPNAGFVAAAGGETHSLGLKADGTIVAWGDNAGGQCNVPAPNADFVAVAASYYRSMGLKWRETVPVALSSFRLDAEPGKVTAHWEATGLGMDFRLEAELGETRWQVPFVDSGGGRYDAVDHSSALAAGGQARYTLQGREGGEEWQVLRSESIVLSALAMAPRLLGAYPNPFNPQTTLRFTLGAPARVSLTVHDVSGRQVRTLANEPFAAGVHERIWNGCDDAGHPMASGVYLVRLGAAGSSAQRLVLLR is encoded by the coding sequence ATGAAACGGATCGCTTCAGCACTTGCCCTCGGCGCAGTTGTCATCTGCGGCCTCGCGCTCCACAACACTCCCGCGCTAGGACAGCCGGCAGGGGCGATCGTTGGCTGGGGCACCACTTTCCTGGTGGAACCGTCGACTCTCGAGGGACCCGTGGCCATCGCGGGTGGCGTGGGACACAGCCTGTGCCTGAGGGCCGACGGGACGATCGTGGCCTGGGGGGATAACCGCTACGACCAGTGCGCCGTGCCGACGCCCAACGCAGGTTTCGTGGCCGTCGCGGGGGGATGGGCCTACAGCCTGGGGCTGAAGGCAGATGGGACGATCGTGGCCTGGGGTTCCAACTCGTCGGGCCAGTGCACCGTGCCCGAACCGAACTCCGACTTCGTGGCGGTTGCGGGGGGTGGCGGCTTCTCACTCGGACTGAAGGCAGATGGGACGATCGTGGCCTGGGGTTCCAACACCTCGGGCCAGTGCACCGTGCCCGAACCGAATTCTGACTTCGTGGCAGTCGCGGCGGGATGGCGCCACAGCCTCGGGCTGAAGTCCGATGGGACGATCGTGGCTTGGGGGAACAACCAAGACGGGCAGTGCGACGTCCCCGCACCGAATGAGGGATTCGTAGCGATCGTGGCGGGCGATGCCCACAGCGTGGGTCTCAAGGGCGACGGGACGATCTTGGCCTGGGGGAACAACGAGAACGGGCAGTGCGACGTCCCCGCACCGAATGAGGGATTCGTGGCCGTCTCGGGACGTGGCTACTACTGCCTCGGGCTGAAGGCCGACGGGATGATCGCGGCCTGGGGATACAACGGGCATGGCCAGTGCGATGTGCCCGCGCCGAATGGCGACTTCATGGTCGTTGGAGGGGGCTGGCGTCACGGCCTAGGCGTGAAGACCGATGGCACTTTAGTGGTCTGGGGGGATGACGAGTACAGCCAGTGCAACGTCCCCGTGCCGAATACAAACTTCGTGGCAGTGACGGGGAGCGAAACGCACAGCCTGGGACTGAGGGGGGACGGGTCGATCGTCGCCTGGGGCCTGAACGACGATGGCCAATGCGACGTGCCTGCGCCCAACACGGGCTTCATGGCCGTCGCGAGTGGCCCGCTTCAAAGCCTGGGCCTCAGGTCCGATGGGACGATCGAGGCCTGGGGGAGCAACGAGTTCGGCCAATGCGACGTACCCGCACCGAATGTAGGATTCGTGGCCGTCGCAGGTGGCGGGCATCACAGCCTGGGCCTGGAAGCCGATGGGACCGTAGTCGCGTGGGGGCGAAACACCTTCGGCCAGTGCGATGTGCCCGCGCCGAACTCGGACTTCGTGGCGATCGCGGCAGGCTGGGATCACAGCCTTGGACTCAAGGCCGACGGTTCGATCGTGGGCTGGGGCTGGAACTCCCATGGCGAATGTGACGTCCCAGCGCCGAATGGAGACTTCGTGGCCGTTGCCGGAGGCGACGTGCACAGTCTTGGCGTGAAGGCCGACGGCACGATCGTGTGCTGGGGGAGCAACGCGTATGGCCAGTGCGACGTGCCCGCGCCGAACGCGGGTTTCGTGGCCGCGGCGGGGGGAGAGACTCACAGCCTGGGACTCAAAGCCGACGGGACGATCGTGGCCTGGGGGGACAATGCCGGGGGCCAATGCAACGTGCCTGCTCCCAATGCCGACTTCGTCGCGGTCGCAGCCAGCTACTATCGTAGCATGGGCTTGAAGTGGCGCGAGACCGTGCCGGTAGCGCTCAGCAGCTTCCGACTCGACGCGGAGCCGGGCAAGGTGACTGCGCACTGGGAGGCCACGGGTCTGGGGATGGACTTCCGCCTCGAGGCCGAACTCGGCGAGACGCGCTGGCAGGTGCCCTTCGTCGACAGCGGCGGCGGACGCTACGACGCGGTGGATCACTCGTCGGCGCTGGCAGCCGGCGGCCAGGCCCGCTATACGCTGCAGGGCCGTGAGGGTGGTGAGGAGTGGCAGGTGCTGCGTTCCGAGAGCATCGTACTGAGCGCGCTCGCCATGGCACCTCGTCTGCTCGGAGCCTATCCAAACCCCTTCAATCCGCAGACGACGCTGCGCTTCACCCTGGGTGCACCGGCGCGCGTCAGCCTCACGGTGCACGATGTATCGGGTCGCCAGGTGCGAACCCTCGCCAACGAGCCCTTCGCGGCCGGCGTACACGAGCGAATCTGGAACGGCTGCGACGATGCCGGCCATCCGATGGCATCAGGGGTCTACCTGGTTCGTCTCGGGGCCGCAGGCAGTTCAGCCCAGCGCTTGGTGCTTCTGCGCTGA
- a CDS encoding inositol-3-phosphate synthase, protein MSPAKSIRPAQGKLGILTPGMGAVATTFYAGVELARRGLGKPFGSLTQMAHIRLGKRTENRSPLIKDFVPLAGLDDLVFGGWDIFTDTAYEAALNAGVLPKEQLDAIEGFLSGIKPMPAVFDHKWVKKIDGPNVKKGANWMDLADQLRADIRAFKKDNGCDRLVMVWCASTEVFLKAGAAHQSIDALEKAMRENDATIAPSMVYAYAAIMEHVPFANGAPNLTVDFPAMVELAKREGVPIGGKDFKTGQTLMKTILAPGFKSRMLGVSGWFSTNILGNRDGEVLDDPESFKTKEESKLSVLDTILQPQLYPELYGNLYHKVRINYYPPRGDNKEGWDNIDIFGWMGQQMQIKVDFLCKDSILAAPIVLDLALFMDMASRAGMKGIQEWLSFYFKSPQAAAGLYPEHDLFIQLMKLKNNLRHLMGEDLITHLGTEYYD, encoded by the coding sequence ATGAGTCCCGCCAAGTCCATCCGCCCCGCCCAGGGCAAGCTGGGCATCCTGACGCCTGGCATGGGCGCCGTGGCCACCACCTTCTACGCGGGCGTCGAGCTGGCGCGGCGGGGGCTGGGCAAGCCCTTCGGCAGCCTGACCCAGATGGCGCACATCCGCCTGGGCAAGCGCACCGAGAACCGCAGCCCGCTGATCAAGGACTTCGTCCCGCTCGCGGGCCTCGACGATCTGGTCTTCGGCGGCTGGGACATCTTCACTGACACGGCCTACGAGGCCGCGCTCAACGCCGGCGTGTTGCCGAAGGAGCAGCTCGACGCGATCGAGGGCTTCCTCTCGGGCATCAAGCCGATGCCGGCCGTCTTCGATCACAAGTGGGTCAAGAAGATCGACGGCCCGAACGTGAAGAAGGGCGCCAACTGGATGGACCTGGCCGACCAGCTGCGCGCCGACATCCGCGCGTTCAAGAAGGACAACGGCTGCGACCGCCTCGTGATGGTCTGGTGCGCGAGCACCGAGGTCTTTCTCAAGGCGGGTGCCGCGCACCAGTCGATCGACGCGCTGGAGAAGGCGATGCGCGAGAACGACGCGACCATCGCGCCGAGCATGGTCTACGCCTACGCGGCGATCATGGAGCACGTGCCCTTCGCCAACGGCGCGCCGAACCTGACCGTGGACTTCCCCGCCATGGTGGAGTTGGCGAAGCGTGAGGGCGTGCCCATTGGCGGCAAGGACTTCAAGACCGGCCAGACGCTGATGAAGACCATCCTCGCGCCCGGCTTCAAGAGCCGCATGCTCGGCGTGAGCGGCTGGTTCAGCACGAACATCCTCGGCAACCGCGACGGCGAGGTGCTCGACGACCCCGAGTCCTTCAAGACGAAGGAAGAGAGCAAGCTCTCCGTGCTGGACACGATCCTGCAGCCCCAGCTCTACCCCGAGCTCTACGGCAACCTCTACCACAAGGTGCGGATCAACTACTATCCGCCGCGCGGGGACAACAAGGAGGGCTGGGACAACATCGACATCTTCGGCTGGATGGGCCAGCAGATGCAGATCAAGGTGGACTTCCTCTGCAAGGACTCGATCCTGGCCGCGCCGATCGTCCTCGACCTCGCGCTCTTCATGGACATGGCCAGCCGCGCCGGCATGAAGGGCATCCAGGAGTGGCTGAGCTTCTACTTCAAGAGCCCGCAGGCGGCGGCCGGTCTCTATCCCGAGCACGACCTGTTCATCCAGCTGATGAAGCTCAAGAACAACCTGCGCCACCTGATGGGCGAGGACCTGATCACGCATCTCGGCACCGAGTACTACGACTAG
- a CDS encoding c-type cytochrome: protein MKRSTLRRALLLAPLLLMLSAPTLLAQIPDSFENLKVFPKDIGKEELVGQMRDMSAALGVRCTFCHHEKTPGDHRSIDWASDELAHKRTARGMLEMVQQLNGDLLPAAFEHSESHEDAPRVRCITCHRGLENPETLDRVILGVAHDKGVDAAIARYRELKDEYYGSGSYDFSAGTLVSAAQSLAQEGGDLDGALALVELDLEAYPEDTTLHTMKAQLLLSKDDKDGARKSAERALELDAHNRAASRILEQLK, encoded by the coding sequence ATGAAGCGATCCACCCTGCGACGCGCCCTGCTGCTTGCGCCCCTGCTTCTCATGCTTTCCGCGCCCACGCTGCTGGCCCAGATCCCCGACAGCTTCGAGAACCTGAAGGTCTTCCCCAAGGACATCGGCAAGGAGGAGCTGGTCGGTCAGATGCGGGACATGAGCGCCGCGCTCGGCGTGCGCTGTACTTTCTGCCACCACGAGAAGACGCCGGGCGATCACCGCAGCATCGACTGGGCGAGCGACGAACTGGCCCACAAGCGAACGGCCCGCGGCATGCTGGAGATGGTCCAGCAGCTCAACGGCGACCTGCTCCCGGCCGCGTTCGAGCACTCCGAGAGTCACGAGGACGCCCCGCGCGTGCGCTGCATCACCTGCCACCGCGGGCTCGAGAATCCCGAGACGCTGGACCGCGTGATCCTGGGCGTGGCGCACGACAAGGGCGTCGACGCCGCGATCGCCCGCTACCGCGAGCTCAAGGACGAGTACTACGGCTCAGGCTCCTACGACTTCAGCGCCGGCACCCTGGTCAGCGCCGCGCAGAGCCTGGCGCAGGAGGGCGGCGACCTGGACGGCGCCCTGGCGCTGGTCGAGCTCGACCTCGAGGCCTATCCCGAGGACACCACGCTCCACACCATGAAGGCGCAGCTGCTGCTCTCGAAGGACGACAAGGACGGCGCGCGCAAGAGCGCCGAGCGCGCCCTGGAGCTGGACGCGCACAACCGCGCTGCCTCGCGGATCCTCGAGCAGCTCAAGTAG
- a CDS encoding heme-binding domain-containing protein: protein MKAGKLLRRVGLTAAVLVVAAQFVPVRRDNPPVAMDVQAPPAVKDILRAACYDCHSNETRWPWYSRVAPVSWWLADHVHEGRKDLNFSRWPILDFEAQRDAREDIVQQIEKGEMPLASYRLGHPEARLDAGQKAALLDWARGDGGVNVEDELEGLY, encoded by the coding sequence ATGAAGGCCGGCAAGCTCCTGCGCCGGGTCGGGCTGACAGCGGCCGTGCTCGTCGTCGCGGCCCAGTTCGTGCCGGTCCGGCGCGACAACCCGCCGGTGGCGATGGACGTCCAGGCGCCGCCCGCGGTGAAGGACATCCTGCGCGCCGCCTGCTACGACTGCCACTCCAACGAGACGCGCTGGCCCTGGTACAGCCGCGTCGCGCCGGTCTCCTGGTGGCTCGCGGACCACGTCCACGAAGGGCGCAAGGATCTCAACTTCTCGCGCTGGCCCATCCTCGATTTCGAGGCGCAGCGCGACGCCCGCGAGGACATCGTGCAGCAGATCGAGAAGGGCGAGATGCCGCTCGCGAGCTACCGCCTGGGGCATCCCGAGGCGCGGCTCGACGCGGGGCAGAAGGCCGCCCTGCTGGACTGGGCGCGGGGCGACGGCGGTGTGAACGTCGAGGACGAACTCGAAGGGCTCTACTGA